Proteins from one Megalopta genalis isolate 19385.01 chromosome 1, iyMegGena1_principal, whole genome shotgun sequence genomic window:
- the LOC117218009 gene encoding uncharacterized protein LOC117218009 isoform X1: protein MNGVQSWTYPPKQALYDPSLEKDACGVGFIVAIDGKRSHKIVRDAEILSARMNHRGACACDNDTGDGAGLLCAIPHDYYAEQVRKEQNIELPPFGRYATGILFLDKNSHEQTETLFEQLAEECNLRVICWHDVPTDDTKIGRVAQKCEPYMRQVFVTGDQDDATLERQVFVLRKRSSHTIPRPGIRYYICSLSLRIIVYKGQLTADQLWLYFLDLKSPKFETYLALVHTRFSTNTFPSWERAHPLRLLAHNGEINTLRGNVNFMKAREGVMSSKLYGEQLKQLYPVVEPNLSDSGAADCVLEFLVMAGQRSLPEAVMTMVPEAWQNDLTMATEKRNFYHWAACAMEPWDGPALLTFTDGRYVGAILDRNGLRPSRFYVTKDNMMVMASEVGVYDTPPSNVILKSRLKPGRMLLVDTLEKRIIQDVELKLQIARSRPHSDWLKDQITMEELRAADVDAQNRVAPPSWTQEINTMADTNPISAVNRVWGGDKRLSLYGYTLETINMLLLPMMQSKKEALGSMGNDAPLACLSQFQPLIYEYFKQLFAQVTNPPIDPFREKIVMSMLCPIGPESNILEPNELQVHRLFLPQPILSLEDLDVIKRTKYRNWKSKTIDTTYPVENGPSGLLATLERVNREANQAARDGYQFLILSDRRGGPDRVPVSSLLTLGAVHHNLIEERQRMKVGLVVETAEAREVHQICLLLGYGADAICPYLVFEMARNLRADGVLDSSLTDNALCANYAEAMERGIAKVMAKMGISTLQSYKGAQIFEAVGLSNEVIDKCFKGTQSRIGGVTFEILAREAYERHQMTYLDKRMDMLVIRNPGIYHWRAGGEKHINDPDSVANLQDYVTSKNQNAYEKYRKTTMEMVRACTLRGQLEFIETPDNSIPVDQVEPASEIVKRFATGAMSFGSISMEAHSTLAIAMNRIGGKSNTGEGGENADRYLYQDPEFNKRSAIKQVASGRFGVTSSYLANADDLQIKMAQGAKPGEGGELPGYKVTAEIAATRHSVPGVGLISPPPHHDIYSIEDLAELIYDLKCANPKARISVKLVSEVGVGVVAAGVAKGKAEHIVISGHDGGTGASSWTGIKSAGLPWELGIAETHQVLTLNNLRSRVVVQADGQLRTGFDIMVAAILGADEFGFSTAPLISLGCTMMRKCHLNTCPVGIATQDPALRKKFEGKPEHVINFFFALADEVRSYMAALGIRKFQDLIGRTDLLRVRKNVSIEKARMLNLDNILRSALELRPGVNIKGGSMTQDFQLENRLDNRVIEMARDVLDGKRNSVDIQLDINNECRAFVSTLSYHISKLYGEDGLPEGSINIRMKGSAGQSFCAFMTKGVHVTLEGDANDYVGKGLCGGEIVIYPPKESTFDSDANVIVGNVCLYGATSGKAYFRGIAAERFSVRNSGATVVVEGVGDHGCEYMTGGCAIILGLTGRNFAAGMSGGTAYVLDVDGSFKSKCNPEMVELLPLVNPEDIIYVKTLLEEFVEKTDSLIAKDLLMLWPEPTTRFVKVFPYEYQRALKQLEETKLAQPILNGNTRTPLNQLKDIEDAIVDVDMEQRKLDKIRGFMKYRRQTSVYRPAKDRLNDWDEIYNFQGVRKGLRTQAARCMECGVPFCQSSHGCPLGNIIPKWNDLVFQSNWKEALNQLLQTNNFPEFTGRVCPAPCEGACVLGISEPAVTIKNIECAIIDHAFEQGWIVPQPPKTRTGRRVAVIGSGPAGLAAAQQLNKAGHSVTVFERNDRIGGLLRYGIPSMKLSKLLVERRVALLGAEGIVFKSSVDVGKDISAQTLREQYDALLLCTGATRPRDLDIPGRQLDGIHFAVNFLEHSQRRQIDKFTPPDMRLMATDKDVIIIGGGDTGCDCIATSLRQCANTITTFEILPEPPTKRAADNPWPQFPRVFKVDYGHEEVSLKFGRDPRQFSILTKEFLDDGQGHVSGIKTTTVSWTMENGRWKMEQVPGTEKVYKCDLVLLAMGFLGPETYIATELDTSMDERGNYKTTPGEYQTSLNGTYAAGDCRRGQSLVVWAITEGRQAAREIDLALMGSTGLPVSGGVITSVMA, encoded by the exons ATGAATGGAGTTCAGAGTTGGACATACCCTCCGAAACAGGCTTTGTACGACCCGTCCCTCGAGAAAGATGCTTGCGGCGTTGGATTCATCGTGGCGATAGATGGAAAAAGGTCGCACAAG ATCGTTCGCGACGCAGAGATTCTATCGGCACGCATGAACCATCGCGGTGCCTGCGCCTGTGATAACGACACCGGAGACGGAGCCGGTCTATTATGCGCAATTCCGCACGACTATTATGCCGAGCAAGTTCG AAAAGAACAAAATATCGAGCTGCCGCCGTTTGGTCGCTATGCCACTGGAATATTGTTTCTGGATAAGAACTCGCACGAACAGACGGAAACGCTGTTCGAACAGTTGGCCGAGGAATGCAACCTCAGa GTAATTTGTTGGCACGATGTTCCAACCGACGATACAAAGATCGGTCGAGTGGCGCAGAAATGCGAGCCTTATATGCGTCAAGTGTTCGTTACCGGTGATCAAGACGATGCCACTCTCGAACGTCAG GTTTTCGTATTAAGAAAAAGATCGTCCCACACTATACCACGACCGGGAATTAGATACTACATATGTTCGCTCTCCTTGCGAATTATCGTGTACAAAGGCCAACTGACGGCGGATCAGCTGTGGCTTTActttttggatttgaag TCCCCAAAATTTGAGACGTATTTGGCATTGGTTCATACGAGATTTTCCACCAACACGTTTCCAAGTTGGGAAAGGGCGCATCCGCTTCG ACTGTTGGCGCACAACGGAGAGATCAATACTTTAAGGGGAAACGTAAACTTTATGAAAGCCCGAGAAGGTGTAATGAGCAGCAAGCTGTACGGTGAACAATTGAAGCAACTGTATCCCGTGGTGGAACCGAATTTGTCCGATTCCGGAGCTGCCGATTGCGTTCTCGAATTCTTAGTGATGGCTGGACAACGATCTTTGCCAGAG GCTGTGATGACAATGGTCCCGGAAGCTTGGCAGAACGACCTGACGATGGCAACCGAGAAGCGGAACTTTTATCACTGGGCGGCTTGCGCGATGGAACCTTGGGATGGTCCGGCTCTTTTGACCTTTACCGATGGCCGTTACGTTGGCGCTATTCTCGACAG AAACGGCCTGCGCCCGTCGCGCTTCTACGTCACTAAGGATAACATGATGGTGATGGCGTCCGAAGTGGGCGTCTATGATACTCCGCCCAGCAATGTAATCCTGAAG AGCCGTTTGAAGCCCGGAAGAATGCTGCTCGTCGACACTCTCGAGAAGAGGATTATACAAGATGTTGAGCTAAAGTTGCAGATTGCTAGAAGCAGACCTCATTCCGACTGGTTAAAGGACCAG ATCACGATGGAAGAATTGCGCGCAGCGGACGTGGATGCACAGAACAGGGTCGCACCACCTTCTTGGACACAGGAAATAAACACGATGGCCGATACGAATCCGATATCTGCCGTGAATCGAGTTTGGGGAGGCGATAAGAGGCTTTCTCTCTATGGATACACGCTCGAGACTATAAACATGTTGCTGCTGCCGATGATGCAGTCAAA GAAAGAAGCGTTAGGCTCGATGGGAAACGATGCGCCCCTCGCTTGTCTTTCCCAGTTTCAGCCACTGATCTACGAGTACTTTAAACAGCTGTTTGCGCAG GTTACGAATCCTCCGATCGACCCGTTTCGAGAAAAGATCGTGATGTCTATGCTTTGCCCGATCGGACCAGAGAGTAATATCTTGGAGCCAAACGAATTGCAAGTTCATCGATTATTTTTACCACAACCCATATTATCGTTGGAAGATTTGGacgtgatcaaacgaacaaagtATCGCAATTGGAAGAGCAAAACTATCGATACGACCTATCCCGTGGAGAACGGTCCGTCCGGTTTGTTGGCTACGCTGGAACGCGTTAACCGCGAAGCGAATCAGGCCGCAAGGGACGGCTATCAGTTTCTAATTCTTTCGGATCGTCGCGGAGGTCCGGATAG AGTACCTGTGAGCAGTCTACTGACTCTCGGTGCGGTGCATCACAATTTAATCGAAGAAAGGCAACGTATGAAGGTCGGTCTTGTCGTTGAAACCGCCGAGGCCAGGGAGGTACATCAGATTTGTTTGCTACTCGGTTATGGAGCGGACGCGATTTGTCCGTACCTCGTGTTCGAGATGGCGAGAAATCTTCGCGCGGACGGCGTACTCGATTCGTCGTTGACCGACAATGCATTATGCGCG AATTACGCGGAAGCGATGGAAAGGGGTATTGCGAAGGTTATGGCGAAAATGGGAATCTCCACGTTGCAATCGTACAAAGGAGCACAAATTTTCGAAGCGGTCGGTTTGTCGAACGAAGTGATCGACAAATGTTTCAAG GGCACACAGTCGCGCATCGGTGGTGTCACGTTCGAGATTTTGGCGAGGGAGGCGTACGAGAGACATCAGATGACCTACTTGGACAAACGAATGGATATGCTCGTTATTCGGAATCCAGGAATTTATCATTGGCGTGCCGGTGGAGAGAAACACATAAACGATCCCGACAGTGTCGCCAATCTACAA GATTACGTTACTTCGAAGAACCAAAATGCGTATGAAAAATACCGGAAGACGACAATGGAGATGGTAAGGGCTTGTACATTGCGAGGACAGTTGGAATTTATCGAAACCCCGGACAATTCTATACCCGTCGATCAAGTCGAACCTGCTTCCGAAATTGTAAAACGTTTTGCAACCGGTGCCATGAGTTTTGGCAGTATTTCAATGGAAGCACATTCGACTTTAGCGATCGCAATGAATCGTATCGGAGGCAAATCGAATACCGGCGAAGGAGGCGAGAACGCGGATAG ATATCTCTATCAAGATCCAGAATTTAATAAACGATCTGCTATCAAGCAAGTTGCCAGTGGCCGGTTCGGAGTAACCTCGAGCTATTTGGCGAACGCCGACGATCTCCAAATTAAAATGGCGCAAGGAGCAAAACCGGGCGAAGGTGGTGAATTGCCTGGTTACAAG GTTACCGCAGAAATAGCTGCAACGAGGCATTCGGTACCAGGCGTGGGATTAATTTCACCACCACCTCATCACGACATCTATTCGATCGAGGACCTCGCAGAACTTATTTACGATTTAAAATGTGCAAACCCCAAAGCCCGTATTTCTGTGAAACTGGTTTCGGAAGTTGGAGTGGGTGTAGTCGCGGCAGGTGTGGCCAAG GGAAAAGCGGAACATATCGTAATATCTGGTCACGATGGTGGAACCGGTGCCAGTAGCTGGACCGGGATCAAATCCGCGGGTTTACCGTGGGAGTTGGGAATCGCGGAAACTCATCAGGTACTAACCTTGAACAACCTTCGTTCGCGAGTCGTGGTTCAGGCAGACGGACAATTGCGCACGGGATTCGACATCATGGTAGCGGCTATATTGGGCGCGGACGAATTTGGATTCAGCACCGCGCCGCTGATCTCTTTGGGCTGCACGATGATGAGGAAATGTCACTTGAACACGTGCCCTGTAGGCATCGCGACGCAGGATCCAGCGCTGCGAAAGAAATTCGAAGGGAAACCGGAACATGTTATCAACTTTTTCTTCGCGTTAGCGGACGAG GTACGCTCGTACATGGCTGCGCTGGGAATCCGTAAGTTTCAAGATCTGATTGGACGTACCGATCTGTTGAGGGTTCGAAAAAACGTGTCCATCGAGAAAGCTAGAATGCTAAACCTCGATAATATTTTGCGCAGTGCGCTGGAACTCCGACCAGGAGTGAACATTAAAGGTGGATCGATGACACAGGACTTCCAACTGGAAAATCGTCTAGACAATCGTGTGATCGAGATGGCAAGGGATGTGCTAGATGGGAAACGGAATTCGGTCGACATTCAATTAGATATCAATAACGAGTGTCGAGCATTCGTGTCGACTTTAAGCTATCATATTTCAAA ATTGTACGGCGAAGACGGTCTTCCCGAGGGTAGTATCAACATACGAATGAAGGGTTCTGCTGGACAGAGCTTTTGCGCTTTCATGACTAAAGGTGTTCACGTCACTCTCGAGGGCGATGCGAACGACTACGTTGGAAAA GGTCTATGCGGCGGAGAGATCGTTATATATCCGCCGAAGGAATCTACTTTCGATTCCGATGCGAACGTGATCGTCGGCAATGTTTGTCTTTACGGCGCAACATCCGGTAAAGCTTACTTCCGGGGTATCGCTGCCGAAAGATTCAGCGTTCGCAACAGCGGAGCGACGGTTGTGGTAGAAGGTGTGGGAGATCATGGCTGCGAATACATGACCGGCGGGTGCGCGATCATTTTGGGCTTAACCGGGCGAAATTTCGCGGCTGGAATGTCCGGCGGAACTGCTTACGTGTTGGACGTGGACGGCTCTTTCAAGAG CAAATGCAACCCCGAAATGGTGGAATTACTTCCGCTGGTCAACCCGGAAGATATAATTTACGTAAAAACTCTTCTGGAAGAGTTTGTCGAAAAGACTGATTCCTTGATCGCGAAGGATTTGCTAATGCTGTGGCCTGAACCGACAACACGATTTGTCAAAGTATTTCCGTACGAGTATCAGCGTGCTCTGAAACAACTCGAGGAAACCAAACTTGCGCAACCAATCTTGAATGGAAATACTCGAACTCCGTTGAATCAATTGAAAGATATCGAGGATGCTATCGTGGATGTTGACATGGAACAGCGAAAATTAGACAAAATAAG AGGATTTATGAAGTACAGGAGACAAACGAGCGTGTATCGGCCTGCCAAGGATCGTCTAAACGATTGGGACGAAATCTATAATTTCCAAGGTGTTCGCAAAGGCTTGCGTACCCAAGCTGCAAGATGTATGGAATGCGGCGTGCCGTTCTGTCAAAGCAGTCACGGCTGCCCACTAGGAAACATTATTCCGAAGTGGAACGATCTCGTTTTTCAGTCAAATTGGAAGGAAGCTTTGAACCAATTGCTACAAACTAATAACTTTCCAG AATTCACAGGGAGAGTTTGTCCCGCTCCATGCGAGGGTGCTTGTGTCTTGGGGATATCCGAACCAGCTGTCACTATCAAAAATATCGAGTGCGCCATCATTGATCACGCGTTCGAGCAGGGTTGGATCGTGCCGCAACCGCCTAAAACGAGAACCGGTCGGCGAGTAGCCGTAATCGGTTCGGGACCGGCGGGCTTGGCTGCGGCTCAACAGTTGAACAAGGCGGGACATTCCGTGACAGTTTTCGAAAGAAACGATCGAATCGGCGGTCTTCTGCGGTACGGAATACCGAGTATGAAGCTGTCGAAACTGCTCGTTGAAAGAAGAGTGGCCCTTCTCGGTGCAGAGggaattgtcttcaaatcgaGCGTCGATGTTGGAAAAGATATCTCTGCTCAG ACTCTGCGCGAGCAGTATGACGCGTTGTTGCTTTGCACTGGGGCGACCCGACCGAGAGACTTGGACATACCTGGTCGACAACTCGACGGTATTCACTTCGCTGTCAACTTCCTGGAGCATTCGCAAAGAAGACAAATAGATAAGTTTACTCCTCCCGACATGCGTCTGATGGCTACGGACAAGGACGTTATCATAATAGGTGGTGGTGACACTGGATGCGACTGCATAGCCACATCGTTGCGACAG TGTGCCAACACGATCACGACGTTTGAGATTTTACCGGAACCTCCGACCAAGAGGGCTGCAGATAATCCCTGGCCTCAATTTCCACGTGTATTCAAAGTGGACTACGGTCACGAAGAGGTGTCTCTCAAGTTTGGACGAGATCCGCGTCAGTTTAGCATTTTAACTAAA GAATTCCTAGATGATGGGCAGGGTCATGTGAGTGGAATCAAAACGACCACGGTTTCATGGACGATGGAAAACGGCCGCTGGAAGATGGAACAAGTTCCTGGAACGGAGAAG GTATACAAATGCGACTTGGTATTACTCGCGATGGGATTTTTGGGTCCTGAAACGTACATTGCAACCGAATTAGATACCTCTATGGATGAGAGAGGCAATTATAAAACTACACCCGGTGAATACCAAACAAGTTTGAACGGAACATACGCGGCCGGTG ATTGCCGACGTGGACAGTCTTTGGTCGTTTGGGCGATCACAGAAGGCAGGCAAGCCGCGAGGGAGATAGATCTGGCACTGATGGGCTCGACCGGGCTTCCTGTATCCGGTGGCGTTATAACAAGCGTTATGGCTTGA
- the LOC117218009 gene encoding uncharacterized protein LOC117218009 isoform X2, whose translation MLLVDTLEKRIIQDVELKLQIARSRPHSDWLKDQITMEELRAADVDAQNRVAPPSWTQEINTMADTNPISAVNRVWGGDKRLSLYGYTLETINMLLLPMMQSKKEALGSMGNDAPLACLSQFQPLIYEYFKQLFAQVTNPPIDPFREKIVMSMLCPIGPESNILEPNELQVHRLFLPQPILSLEDLDVIKRTKYRNWKSKTIDTTYPVENGPSGLLATLERVNREANQAARDGYQFLILSDRRGGPDRVPVSSLLTLGAVHHNLIEERQRMKVGLVVETAEAREVHQICLLLGYGADAICPYLVFEMARNLRADGVLDSSLTDNALCANYAEAMERGIAKVMAKMGISTLQSYKGAQIFEAVGLSNEVIDKCFKGTQSRIGGVTFEILAREAYERHQMTYLDKRMDMLVIRNPGIYHWRAGGEKHINDPDSVANLQDYVTSKNQNAYEKYRKTTMEMVRACTLRGQLEFIETPDNSIPVDQVEPASEIVKRFATGAMSFGSISMEAHSTLAIAMNRIGGKSNTGEGGENADRYLYQDPEFNKRSAIKQVASGRFGVTSSYLANADDLQIKMAQGAKPGEGGELPGYKVTAEIAATRHSVPGVGLISPPPHHDIYSIEDLAELIYDLKCANPKARISVKLVSEVGVGVVAAGVAKGKAEHIVISGHDGGTGASSWTGIKSAGLPWELGIAETHQVLTLNNLRSRVVVQADGQLRTGFDIMVAAILGADEFGFSTAPLISLGCTMMRKCHLNTCPVGIATQDPALRKKFEGKPEHVINFFFALADEVRSYMAALGIRKFQDLIGRTDLLRVRKNVSIEKARMLNLDNILRSALELRPGVNIKGGSMTQDFQLENRLDNRVIEMARDVLDGKRNSVDIQLDINNECRAFVSTLSYHISKLYGEDGLPEGSINIRMKGSAGQSFCAFMTKGVHVTLEGDANDYVGKGLCGGEIVIYPPKESTFDSDANVIVGNVCLYGATSGKAYFRGIAAERFSVRNSGATVVVEGVGDHGCEYMTGGCAIILGLTGRNFAAGMSGGTAYVLDVDGSFKSKCNPEMVELLPLVNPEDIIYVKTLLEEFVEKTDSLIAKDLLMLWPEPTTRFVKVFPYEYQRALKQLEETKLAQPILNGNTRTPLNQLKDIEDAIVDVDMEQRKLDKIRGFMKYRRQTSVYRPAKDRLNDWDEIYNFQGVRKGLRTQAARCMECGVPFCQSSHGCPLGNIIPKWNDLVFQSNWKEALNQLLQTNNFPEFTGRVCPAPCEGACVLGISEPAVTIKNIECAIIDHAFEQGWIVPQPPKTRTGRRVAVIGSGPAGLAAAQQLNKAGHSVTVFERNDRIGGLLRYGIPSMKLSKLLVERRVALLGAEGIVFKSSVDVGKDISAQTLREQYDALLLCTGATRPRDLDIPGRQLDGIHFAVNFLEHSQRRQIDKFTPPDMRLMATDKDVIIIGGGDTGCDCIATSLRQCANTITTFEILPEPPTKRAADNPWPQFPRVFKVDYGHEEVSLKFGRDPRQFSILTKEFLDDGQGHVSGIKTTTVSWTMENGRWKMEQVPGTEKVYKCDLVLLAMGFLGPETYIATELDTSMDERGNYKTTPGEYQTSLNGTYAAGDCRRGQSLVVWAITEGRQAAREIDLALMGSTGLPVSGGVITSVMA comes from the exons ATGCTGCTCGTCGACACTCTCGAGAAGAGGATTATACAAGATGTTGAGCTAAAGTTGCAGATTGCTAGAAGCAGACCTCATTCCGACTGGTTAAAGGACCAG ATCACGATGGAAGAATTGCGCGCAGCGGACGTGGATGCACAGAACAGGGTCGCACCACCTTCTTGGACACAGGAAATAAACACGATGGCCGATACGAATCCGATATCTGCCGTGAATCGAGTTTGGGGAGGCGATAAGAGGCTTTCTCTCTATGGATACACGCTCGAGACTATAAACATGTTGCTGCTGCCGATGATGCAGTCAAA GAAAGAAGCGTTAGGCTCGATGGGAAACGATGCGCCCCTCGCTTGTCTTTCCCAGTTTCAGCCACTGATCTACGAGTACTTTAAACAGCTGTTTGCGCAG GTTACGAATCCTCCGATCGACCCGTTTCGAGAAAAGATCGTGATGTCTATGCTTTGCCCGATCGGACCAGAGAGTAATATCTTGGAGCCAAACGAATTGCAAGTTCATCGATTATTTTTACCACAACCCATATTATCGTTGGAAGATTTGGacgtgatcaaacgaacaaagtATCGCAATTGGAAGAGCAAAACTATCGATACGACCTATCCCGTGGAGAACGGTCCGTCCGGTTTGTTGGCTACGCTGGAACGCGTTAACCGCGAAGCGAATCAGGCCGCAAGGGACGGCTATCAGTTTCTAATTCTTTCGGATCGTCGCGGAGGTCCGGATAG AGTACCTGTGAGCAGTCTACTGACTCTCGGTGCGGTGCATCACAATTTAATCGAAGAAAGGCAACGTATGAAGGTCGGTCTTGTCGTTGAAACCGCCGAGGCCAGGGAGGTACATCAGATTTGTTTGCTACTCGGTTATGGAGCGGACGCGATTTGTCCGTACCTCGTGTTCGAGATGGCGAGAAATCTTCGCGCGGACGGCGTACTCGATTCGTCGTTGACCGACAATGCATTATGCGCG AATTACGCGGAAGCGATGGAAAGGGGTATTGCGAAGGTTATGGCGAAAATGGGAATCTCCACGTTGCAATCGTACAAAGGAGCACAAATTTTCGAAGCGGTCGGTTTGTCGAACGAAGTGATCGACAAATGTTTCAAG GGCACACAGTCGCGCATCGGTGGTGTCACGTTCGAGATTTTGGCGAGGGAGGCGTACGAGAGACATCAGATGACCTACTTGGACAAACGAATGGATATGCTCGTTATTCGGAATCCAGGAATTTATCATTGGCGTGCCGGTGGAGAGAAACACATAAACGATCCCGACAGTGTCGCCAATCTACAA GATTACGTTACTTCGAAGAACCAAAATGCGTATGAAAAATACCGGAAGACGACAATGGAGATGGTAAGGGCTTGTACATTGCGAGGACAGTTGGAATTTATCGAAACCCCGGACAATTCTATACCCGTCGATCAAGTCGAACCTGCTTCCGAAATTGTAAAACGTTTTGCAACCGGTGCCATGAGTTTTGGCAGTATTTCAATGGAAGCACATTCGACTTTAGCGATCGCAATGAATCGTATCGGAGGCAAATCGAATACCGGCGAAGGAGGCGAGAACGCGGATAG ATATCTCTATCAAGATCCAGAATTTAATAAACGATCTGCTATCAAGCAAGTTGCCAGTGGCCGGTTCGGAGTAACCTCGAGCTATTTGGCGAACGCCGACGATCTCCAAATTAAAATGGCGCAAGGAGCAAAACCGGGCGAAGGTGGTGAATTGCCTGGTTACAAG GTTACCGCAGAAATAGCTGCAACGAGGCATTCGGTACCAGGCGTGGGATTAATTTCACCACCACCTCATCACGACATCTATTCGATCGAGGACCTCGCAGAACTTATTTACGATTTAAAATGTGCAAACCCCAAAGCCCGTATTTCTGTGAAACTGGTTTCGGAAGTTGGAGTGGGTGTAGTCGCGGCAGGTGTGGCCAAG GGAAAAGCGGAACATATCGTAATATCTGGTCACGATGGTGGAACCGGTGCCAGTAGCTGGACCGGGATCAAATCCGCGGGTTTACCGTGGGAGTTGGGAATCGCGGAAACTCATCAGGTACTAACCTTGAACAACCTTCGTTCGCGAGTCGTGGTTCAGGCAGACGGACAATTGCGCACGGGATTCGACATCATGGTAGCGGCTATATTGGGCGCGGACGAATTTGGATTCAGCACCGCGCCGCTGATCTCTTTGGGCTGCACGATGATGAGGAAATGTCACTTGAACACGTGCCCTGTAGGCATCGCGACGCAGGATCCAGCGCTGCGAAAGAAATTCGAAGGGAAACCGGAACATGTTATCAACTTTTTCTTCGCGTTAGCGGACGAG GTACGCTCGTACATGGCTGCGCTGGGAATCCGTAAGTTTCAAGATCTGATTGGACGTACCGATCTGTTGAGGGTTCGAAAAAACGTGTCCATCGAGAAAGCTAGAATGCTAAACCTCGATAATATTTTGCGCAGTGCGCTGGAACTCCGACCAGGAGTGAACATTAAAGGTGGATCGATGACACAGGACTTCCAACTGGAAAATCGTCTAGACAATCGTGTGATCGAGATGGCAAGGGATGTGCTAGATGGGAAACGGAATTCGGTCGACATTCAATTAGATATCAATAACGAGTGTCGAGCATTCGTGTCGACTTTAAGCTATCATATTTCAAA ATTGTACGGCGAAGACGGTCTTCCCGAGGGTAGTATCAACATACGAATGAAGGGTTCTGCTGGACAGAGCTTTTGCGCTTTCATGACTAAAGGTGTTCACGTCACTCTCGAGGGCGATGCGAACGACTACGTTGGAAAA GGTCTATGCGGCGGAGAGATCGTTATATATCCGCCGAAGGAATCTACTTTCGATTCCGATGCGAACGTGATCGTCGGCAATGTTTGTCTTTACGGCGCAACATCCGGTAAAGCTTACTTCCGGGGTATCGCTGCCGAAAGATTCAGCGTTCGCAACAGCGGAGCGACGGTTGTGGTAGAAGGTGTGGGAGATCATGGCTGCGAATACATGACCGGCGGGTGCGCGATCATTTTGGGCTTAACCGGGCGAAATTTCGCGGCTGGAATGTCCGGCGGAACTGCTTACGTGTTGGACGTGGACGGCTCTTTCAAGAG CAAATGCAACCCCGAAATGGTGGAATTACTTCCGCTGGTCAACCCGGAAGATATAATTTACGTAAAAACTCTTCTGGAAGAGTTTGTCGAAAAGACTGATTCCTTGATCGCGAAGGATTTGCTAATGCTGTGGCCTGAACCGACAACACGATTTGTCAAAGTATTTCCGTACGAGTATCAGCGTGCTCTGAAACAACTCGAGGAAACCAAACTTGCGCAACCAATCTTGAATGGAAATACTCGAACTCCGTTGAATCAATTGAAAGATATCGAGGATGCTATCGTGGATGTTGACATGGAACAGCGAAAATTAGACAAAATAAG AGGATTTATGAAGTACAGGAGACAAACGAGCGTGTATCGGCCTGCCAAGGATCGTCTAAACGATTGGGACGAAATCTATAATTTCCAAGGTGTTCGCAAAGGCTTGCGTACCCAAGCTGCAAGATGTATGGAATGCGGCGTGCCGTTCTGTCAAAGCAGTCACGGCTGCCCACTAGGAAACATTATTCCGAAGTGGAACGATCTCGTTTTTCAGTCAAATTGGAAGGAAGCTTTGAACCAATTGCTACAAACTAATAACTTTCCAG AATTCACAGGGAGAGTTTGTCCCGCTCCATGCGAGGGTGCTTGTGTCTTGGGGATATCCGAACCAGCTGTCACTATCAAAAATATCGAGTGCGCCATCATTGATCACGCGTTCGAGCAGGGTTGGATCGTGCCGCAACCGCCTAAAACGAGAACCGGTCGGCGAGTAGCCGTAATCGGTTCGGGACCGGCGGGCTTGGCTGCGGCTCAACAGTTGAACAAGGCGGGACATTCCGTGACAGTTTTCGAAAGAAACGATCGAATCGGCGGTCTTCTGCGGTACGGAATACCGAGTATGAAGCTGTCGAAACTGCTCGTTGAAAGAAGAGTGGCCCTTCTCGGTGCAGAGggaattgtcttcaaatcgaGCGTCGATGTTGGAAAAGATATCTCTGCTCAG ACTCTGCGCGAGCAGTATGACGCGTTGTTGCTTTGCACTGGGGCGACCCGACCGAGAGACTTGGACATACCTGGTCGACAACTCGACGGTATTCACTTCGCTGTCAACTTCCTGGAGCATTCGCAAAGAAGACAAATAGATAAGTTTACTCCTCCCGACATGCGTCTGATGGCTACGGACAAGGACGTTATCATAATAGGTGGTGGTGACACTGGATGCGACTGCATAGCCACATCGTTGCGACAG TGTGCCAACACGATCACGACGTTTGAGATTTTACCGGAACCTCCGACCAAGAGGGCTGCAGATAATCCCTGGCCTCAATTTCCACGTGTATTCAAAGTGGACTACGGTCACGAAGAGGTGTCTCTCAAGTTTGGACGAGATCCGCGTCAGTTTAGCATTTTAACTAAA GAATTCCTAGATGATGGGCAGGGTCATGTGAGTGGAATCAAAACGACCACGGTTTCATGGACGATGGAAAACGGCCGCTGGAAGATGGAACAAGTTCCTGGAACGGAGAAG GTATACAAATGCGACTTGGTATTACTCGCGATGGGATTTTTGGGTCCTGAAACGTACATTGCAACCGAATTAGATACCTCTATGGATGAGAGAGGCAATTATAAAACTACACCCGGTGAATACCAAACAAGTTTGAACGGAACATACGCGGCCGGTG ATTGCCGACGTGGACAGTCTTTGGTCGTTTGGGCGATCACAGAAGGCAGGCAAGCCGCGAGGGAGATAGATCTGGCACTGATGGGCTCGACCGGGCTTCCTGTATCCGGTGGCGTTATAACAAGCGTTATGGCTTGA